Proteins from a genomic interval of Sander vitreus isolate 19-12246 chromosome 6, sanVit1, whole genome shotgun sequence:
- the stk40 gene encoding serine/threonine-protein kinase 40, giving the protein MSKRRSSERGAGETSGRASKLQCPGISGNNAKRAGPFILGPRLGNSPVPSIVQCLARKDGTDDFYQLKILTLEERVDSAGETQEERQGKMLLHTEYSLLSLLHNQDGVVHHHGLFQDRAYEIVEDMEANKVRKMKKRICLVLDCLCAHDFSDKTADLINLQHYVIKEKRLSEREAIVIFYDVVRVVEALHKKNIVHRDLKLGNMVLNKRTHRITITNFCLGKHLVSEDDLLKDQRGSPAYISPDVLSGRPYRGKPSDMWALGVVLFTMLYGQFPFYDSIPQELFRKIKAAEYSIPEDGRVSENTVCLIRKLLVLDPQQRLTAGEVLESLSGIIASWQSVSSLSGPLQVVPDIDDQVNHSEHLQEAKVIEESSQYEFENYMRQQLLLAEEKNTIHETKSFLTKRQFGSIPPVRRLGHDAQPVSPLDAAILAQRFLRK; this is encoded by the exons ATGTCCAAGCGGCGCTCGTCGGAAAGGGGGGCTGGAGAGACATCGGGCAGGGCCAGCAAGCTGCAATGTCCTGGGATATCCGGCAATAACGCCAAGAGAGCTGGGCCCTTCATCCTTG GGCCTCGCCTGGGCAACTCACCAGTGCCCAGCATAGTGCAGTGTCTGGCCAGAAAGGACGGCACTGATGACTTCTATCAGCTCAAA ATCCTTACGCTGGAGGAGCGAGTGGACTCTGCAGgggagactcaggaggagaggcAGGGGAAGATGCTGCTGCACACAGAGTACTCCCTCCTTTCTCTGCTGCACAACCAGGATGGGGTGGTCCACCACCACGGCCTCTTCCAG GATCGAGCCTATGAAATAGTGGAGGATATGGAGGCCAACAAAGTGCGCAAGATGAAGAAGCGGATCTGCCTCGTGCTTGACTGCCTGTGTGCTCATGACTTCAGCGACAAGACGGCAGATCTAATAAACCTCCAGCATTACGTTATAAAGGAGAAACGACTAAGCGAGCGCGAGGCCATTGTCATCTTCTACGATGTGGTGCGTGTGGTGGAAGCCCTTCATAAG AAAAACATTGTGCACAGAGACCTCAAGCTGGGAAACATGGTGCTGAACAAACG GACTCACCGAATCACCATCACCAACTTCTGCCTGGGAAAGCACCTGGTGAGCGAGGACGACCTGCTGAAAGACCAGAGAGGAAGTCCAGCCTACATCAGCCCTGATGTATTAAGTG GTCGGCCGTACCGGGGTAAACCCAGTGACATGTGGGCTCTTGGCGTGGTCCTGTTCACCATGCTGTATGGCCAGTTCCCCTTTTATGACAGCATACCTCAGGAGCTCTTCCGCAAGATCAAGGCTGCAGAGTACTCCATCCCAGA GGACGGTCGTGTGTCTGAGAACACTGTGTGCCTGATCCGCAAGCTGCTGGTGTTGGACCCTCAGCAGAGGCTTACTGCAGGAGAGGTGCTGGAGTCTCTCAGTGGCATCATTGCCTCGTG GCAGTCTGTGTCATCGTTGAGTGGCCCTCTGCAGGTGGTGCCAGATATTGACGATCAGGTCAATCACTCAGAACATCTGCAAGAG GCCAAGGTGATAGAAGAGTCTTCACAGTACGAGTTTGAGAACTACATGCGCCAGCAGCTGCTGTTGGCTGAAGAGAAGAACACTATCCATGAGACCAAGAGCTTTCTCACCAAGCGCCAGTTTGGCAGCATCCCACCTGTAAGGCGTCTGGGCCATGACGCCCAGCCTGTCAGCCCGCTAGATGCTGCCATCCTGGCACAACGTTTCCTCCGGAAGTAG